The following are from one region of the Sporichthyaceae bacterium genome:
- a CDS encoding histidine phosphatase family protein: MGQQVVVWRHGRTEWNLAGRFQGQSDVALDAVGIAQARASARILAALRPAAIVSSDLCRAADTAAELAKVTGLQVALDAGLRETYLGSWQGLTRPEVDARFPGEEAAWLRGELERRGGGESMPEVAERAAAAVRSALEKLGPDDTLVAVTHGGSGRVLIGSLCGLPPQHWSALGVLSNCCWTVLKHRPDRWAILEHNAGTLPEPVMSDD, from the coding sequence ATGGGACAGCAGGTTGTCGTCTGGCGGCACGGTCGAACCGAGTGGAATCTGGCCGGCCGGTTCCAGGGGCAGAGTGATGTGGCGTTGGACGCCGTCGGGATCGCGCAGGCCCGCGCCTCGGCGCGAATCCTGGCCGCGCTGCGCCCCGCCGCGATCGTCTCCTCGGACCTGTGCCGGGCGGCCGACACGGCCGCGGAACTCGCCAAAGTGACGGGACTTCAGGTAGCGCTGGACGCCGGCTTGCGGGAGACCTACCTGGGCAGCTGGCAGGGCCTGACCCGGCCCGAGGTGGACGCCCGCTTCCCCGGCGAGGAGGCCGCCTGGCTGCGTGGGGAACTGGAGCGCCGCGGCGGCGGGGAGAGCATGCCCGAGGTGGCTGAGCGCGCGGCAGCCGCGGTGCGGAGCGCGCTGGAGAAGCTCGGCCCGGACGACACCCTGGTCGCGGTCACCCACGGCGGATCCGGCCGGGTGCTGATCGGCAGCCTGTGCGGGTTGCCCCCGCAGCACTGGAGCGCGCTGGGCGTGCTGTCCAACTGCTGCTGGACGGTGCTCAAGCACCGCCCGGATCGGTGGGCCATCCTCGAGCACAACGCCGGCACTTTGCCCGAACCCGTCATGTCCGACGACTGA
- a CDS encoding metallophosphoesterase has protein sequence MSERSESTNAPSTEPGQGMTRRQLLRHASWFGAAVAVTVTGGEVISHVLGGSSPAAAADPAALHIVQVSDSHIGFTGPANTDVTASFQRAISDVNGLKLTPDFVMHTGDLTHLATPAQFDQVHQMMKGMKTGGVFTVPGEHDAVDDHGDKYRAVFGAGTKGDGWYSLDVKGVHVLGLVNSLILEKLGHLGQDQIDWVRQDLAGLSADTPILVFSHIPLFAMYPNWGWGTDDAMQVLDMLRRFSSVTCLNGHVHQLFSYTDGKITFHSATTTAYPLPRPGDGPAPTPQTLPAGKLKDALGIREVTFRAGGAGPAILDRHLS, from the coding sequence TTGAGCGAGCGCAGCGAGTCAACGAATGCGCCCAGCACGGAGCCGGGCCAGGGCATGACCCGGCGTCAGCTGCTGCGGCACGCGAGCTGGTTCGGCGCCGCGGTGGCCGTGACCGTCACCGGTGGGGAGGTGATCTCGCACGTGCTCGGCGGCTCCAGCCCGGCTGCGGCCGCCGACCCCGCGGCCCTGCACATCGTGCAGGTCTCGGACTCGCACATCGGCTTCACCGGCCCGGCGAACACCGACGTCACGGCCTCGTTCCAGCGGGCCATTTCGGACGTGAACGGGCTGAAGCTGACGCCCGACTTCGTCATGCACACCGGGGACCTGACGCACCTGGCCACCCCGGCCCAATTCGATCAGGTGCACCAGATGATGAAGGGCATGAAGACCGGTGGCGTGTTCACCGTGCCCGGCGAGCACGACGCGGTCGACGATCACGGGGACAAGTACCGCGCGGTGTTCGGTGCGGGTACCAAGGGGGACGGTTGGTACTCCCTCGACGTCAAGGGCGTGCACGTGCTGGGCCTGGTGAATTCGCTGATCCTGGAGAAGCTCGGGCATTTGGGGCAGGACCAGATCGACTGGGTGCGTCAGGACCTGGCCGGGCTGTCCGCGGACACTCCGATCCTGGTGTTCAGCCACATCCCGCTGTTCGCCATGTACCCGAACTGGGGCTGGGGCACCGATGACGCAATGCAGGTGCTCGACATGCTGCGCCGGTTCTCCTCGGTGACCTGCCTGAACGGGCACGTGCACCAACTGTTCAGCTACACCGACGGGAAAATCACCTTCCACAGCGCGACCACCACCGCCTACCCGCTGCCGCGCCCCGGCGACGGCCCCGCCCCCACCCCGCAGACGCTGCCTGCGGGCAAGCTCAAGGACGCCCTGGGCATCCGCGAGGTCACCTTCCGTGCCGGCGGCGCGGGCCCCGCCATCCTGGACCGCCACCTGAGCTGA
- a CDS encoding cupredoxin family copper-binding protein, with the protein MRSTLTHIGSVATGLSLAGLLMAGCGSTAQAAPAPAAPDTATAAMPGMAMTPTSVTAANAADAKVLIDSYKFGPDKLTVPVGTTVTWTNNDADEHTVVAKDETFRSGSLAKGQSFQYTFSKAGSYDYLCSIHPFMVATVVVTG; encoded by the coding sequence GTGCGATCGACGTTGACCCATATCGGTTCGGTGGCCACCGGCCTGTCGCTGGCCGGTCTGCTGATGGCCGGTTGCGGCAGCACCGCACAGGCCGCGCCCGCGCCCGCCGCGCCGGACACCGCGACCGCCGCCATGCCCGGCATGGCGATGACGCCGACCTCCGTGACCGCGGCAAATGCGGCCGACGCGAAGGTGCTCATCGACAGCTACAAGTTCGGCCCGGACAAGCTCACCGTGCCGGTCGGCACCACGGTCACCTGGACCAACAACGACGCCGACGAGCACACCGTGGTGGCCAAGGACGAGACCTTCCGCTCCGGTTCGTTGGCCAAGGGGCAGAGCTTCCAGTACACCTTCTCCAAGGCGGGCAGCTACGACTACCTGTGCTCGATCCACCCGTTCATGGTCGCCACCGTGGTGGTGACCGGTTGA
- the leuS gene encoding leucine--tRNA ligase has product MSQTSTPNAGADAAPHRYTAALASEIEKAWQDRWELEGTFHTPNPSGPLGDAAAVAGRPKLYVMDMFPYPSGAGLHVGHPLGYIGTDVFARYQRMNGYNVLHPLGYDAFGLPAEQYAVQTGQHPRVTTESNIATMRRQLRALGLGHDNRRSVATTDTAFYRWTQWIFLQIFNSWYDADANAARPIAELEAAYASGARPTADGTPWSDLTDPQRRELLDDHRLAYLSDAPVNWCPGLGTVLANEEVTADGRSERGNFPVFKRNLRQWMMRITAYADRLVADLDGLDWPEPIKLMQRNWIGRSVGARVDFAVRTASGKQTAITVFTTRPDTLFGATYMVLAPEHPMVDDLLPGAWSEDLPASWTGGADTPAAAVAAYRTAAAAKSEVERQAEGRVKTGVFTGAYATNPVNGALIPVFIADYVLMGYGTGAIMAVPAEDERDWEFAAAFGLPHVRTVAPPADWADGAWTGDGVSINSANAEISLNGLEMTAAKAAITEWLAAKGLGVPTVQYKLRDWLFSRQRYWGEPFPIVYDEHGVRALPESMLPVELPEIDDYSPRTFELDDTESEPESPLARAVEWTTVTLDLGDGPREYHRETNTMPQWAGSCWYELRYLDPTNDLVFVDPDVERYWMGPQAPGDCGGVDLYVGGVEHAVLHLLYARFWHKVLFDLGHVSSSEPFRRLFNQGYIQAYAYTDSRGIHVPAAEVVEQDGVFTYQGEPVNREFGKMGKGLKNSVTPDQMFEEYGADTLRLYEMSMGPLDVSRPWDTRAVVGSFRFLQRFWRNVIDEESGRCRVADVAADAETRTVIARTIDGVGRDMANLRFNTAIAKLIECNNHLSRLLADGAELPREAAEAMVLMLAPLAPHVAEELWSRIGHTGSLTYLPFPQADPALLVAQTVICVLQVGGKVRDRIEVSADTSEESLRELALAAPKVVAALAGREVRTVVVRAPKLVNVVPA; this is encoded by the coding sequence ATGAGCCAGACGAGCACCCCGAATGCCGGCGCTGACGCGGCCCCGCACCGCTACACGGCGGCCCTCGCCAGCGAGATCGAGAAGGCGTGGCAGGACCGTTGGGAACTCGAGGGCACGTTCCACACGCCGAACCCATCCGGGCCACTGGGCGACGCCGCGGCGGTGGCCGGGCGGCCGAAGCTGTACGTGATGGACATGTTCCCGTACCCGTCCGGTGCGGGTCTGCACGTCGGGCACCCGCTGGGTTACATCGGTACCGATGTGTTCGCCCGCTACCAGCGGATGAACGGGTACAACGTGCTGCATCCCTTGGGCTACGACGCCTTCGGCCTGCCCGCCGAGCAGTACGCGGTGCAGACCGGGCAGCACCCACGGGTCACCACCGAGTCGAATATCGCCACCATGCGCCGCCAGTTGCGCGCGCTCGGCCTGGGACACGACAACCGGCGCAGCGTGGCCACCACCGACACCGCGTTCTACCGCTGGACGCAGTGGATCTTCCTGCAGATCTTCAACTCCTGGTACGACGCGGACGCGAACGCCGCCCGGCCCATCGCCGAGTTGGAGGCCGCCTACGCCTCCGGCGCCCGGCCTACAGCGGACGGCACGCCGTGGAGTGATCTGACGGATCCTCAGCGACGGGAACTGCTCGACGACCACCGGCTGGCCTACCTGTCCGATGCCCCGGTCAACTGGTGCCCGGGCCTGGGCACCGTGCTGGCCAACGAGGAGGTCACCGCGGATGGCCGCAGCGAACGCGGCAACTTCCCGGTGTTCAAACGCAACCTGCGCCAGTGGATGATGCGCATCACGGCTTACGCCGACCGGTTGGTCGCCGATCTGGACGGGCTGGACTGGCCCGAGCCGATCAAGCTGATGCAGCGCAACTGGATCGGGCGCTCGGTGGGTGCCCGGGTGGACTTCGCGGTGCGTACCGCCAGCGGCAAGCAGACGGCGATCACCGTGTTCACCACCCGCCCGGACACGCTGTTCGGTGCCACCTACATGGTGCTGGCCCCCGAGCACCCGATGGTCGACGACCTGCTGCCCGGCGCCTGGTCGGAGGACCTGCCCGCGTCCTGGACAGGTGGAGCAGACACGCCCGCCGCAGCAGTGGCCGCCTACCGCACCGCGGCCGCCGCCAAGAGCGAGGTGGAGCGGCAGGCCGAGGGCCGGGTGAAGACCGGGGTGTTCACCGGCGCCTACGCCACCAACCCGGTGAACGGCGCGTTGATCCCGGTGTTCATCGCGGACTACGTGCTGATGGGCTACGGCACCGGCGCGATCATGGCCGTGCCCGCCGAGGACGAACGGGACTGGGAATTCGCCGCCGCGTTCGGGCTGCCGCACGTGCGCACCGTGGCGCCGCCCGCGGACTGGGCCGATGGCGCGTGGACAGGGGACGGGGTGTCCATCAACTCGGCCAACGCGGAAATCTCGTTGAACGGCCTGGAGATGACCGCGGCCAAAGCCGCGATCACCGAGTGGCTGGCGGCCAAGGGCCTGGGCGTGCCCACCGTGCAGTACAAGCTGCGCGACTGGCTGTTCAGCCGGCAGCGCTACTGGGGTGAGCCCTTCCCGATCGTTTACGACGAGCACGGGGTGCGGGCACTGCCGGAGAGCATGCTTCCGGTCGAGCTGCCGGAGATCGACGACTACTCGCCGCGCACGTTCGAACTCGATGACACCGAATCCGAACCCGAGTCGCCGTTGGCGCGAGCCGTTGAGTGGACGACGGTCACCCTCGATCTCGGGGACGGCCCGCGCGAGTACCACCGGGAGACCAACACAATGCCGCAGTGGGCGGGATCGTGCTGGTACGAACTGCGCTACCTGGACCCGACCAATGACCTTGTCTTCGTGGACCCCGACGTCGAGCGGTACTGGATGGGCCCGCAGGCACCCGGCGACTGCGGTGGCGTCGACCTGTACGTCGGGGGTGTGGAACATGCCGTGCTGCACCTGCTTTATGCCCGGTTCTGGCACAAGGTGCTGTTCGACCTGGGCCACGTGTCCAGCTCCGAGCCGTTCCGTCGACTGTTCAACCAGGGCTACATCCAGGCCTACGCCTACACCGATTCGCGCGGGATCCACGTTCCGGCCGCGGAGGTCGTGGAACAGGACGGCGTCTTCACCTATCAGGGTGAGCCGGTCAACCGCGAGTTCGGCAAGATGGGCAAGGGCCTGAAGAATTCCGTGACGCCGGATCAGATGTTCGAGGAGTATGGCGCGGACACCCTGCGGCTCTACGAGATGTCGATGGGTCCGTTGGACGTCTCGCGGCCCTGGGACACCCGCGCGGTGGTCGGTTCTTTTCGCTTCCTGCAACGGTTCTGGCGCAATGTCATCGATGAGGAGAGCGGGAGGTGCCGCGTCGCCGATGTGGCCGCCGATGCCGAGACCCGCACGGTGATCGCCCGCACGATCGACGGCGTGGGCCGCGACATGGCGAACCTGCGGTTCAACACCGCGATCGCCAAGCTCATCGAGTGCAACAACCACCTGTCGCGGCTGCTCGCCGACGGCGCCGAGCTGCCGCGGGAGGCGGCCGAGGCCATGGTGCTGATGCTGGCCCCGTTGGCGCCACACGTGGCCGAGGAACTGTGGTCGCGCATCGGGCACACCGGCTCGCTGACATACCTGCCGTTCCCGCAGGCCGATCCCGCGCTGCTGGTGGCCCAAACGGTGATCTGCGTGCTGCAGGTGGGCGGCAAGGTCCGCGACCGCATCGAGGTGTCCGCGGACACCAGCGAGGAGTCATTGCGAGAGTTGGCCCTGGCCGCCCCGAAGGTGGTCGCCGCCCTGGCCGGTCGCGAGGTGCGCACCGTGGTGGTGCGCGCCCCGAAGCTGGTCAACGTGGTCCCGGCCTGA
- the nadD gene encoding nicotinate-nucleotide adenylyltransferase — MGGTFDPIHHGHLVAASEVADRFHLDEVVFVPTGAPWQKTDRAVSPAEDRYLMTVIATSADPRFSVSRVDIDRGGPTYTIDTLRDLHTVYGSDAQFWFITGADALGAILSWRDPEQLFALAHFVGCTRPGHPLADPGLPGASVSLVEIPALAISSTDCRERIAKGRPVRYLVPDGVVQYIAKRGLYRDV; from the coding sequence ATGGGTGGGACCTTTGACCCGATCCACCACGGGCACTTGGTCGCCGCCAGCGAGGTAGCCGACCGTTTCCACCTCGACGAGGTCGTGTTCGTGCCGACCGGCGCGCCCTGGCAGAAGACCGACCGCGCGGTGTCCCCGGCCGAGGACCGTTACCTGATGACGGTGATCGCCACCTCGGCCGACCCGCGGTTCTCGGTCAGTCGGGTGGACATCGACCGCGGCGGGCCCACCTACACCATCGACACGCTGCGCGACCTGCACACCGTCTACGGCTCGGACGCGCAGTTCTGGTTCATCACCGGCGCCGACGCCCTCGGCGCGATCCTGAGCTGGCGCGACCCCGAGCAGCTGTTCGCGCTGGCGCACTTCGTCGGCTGCACGCGCCCGGGCCATCCGTTGGCCGACCCCGGCCTGCCCGGCGCCAGCGTGAGCCTGGTGGAGATCCCGGCGCTGGCCATCTCCTCCACCGATTGTCGGGAGCGGATCGCCAAGGGACGACCGGTGCGCTACCTGGTTCCCGACGGCGTGGTGCAGTACATCGCCAAACGCGGGCTGTACCGGGATGTCTGA
- a CDS encoding glutamate-5-semialdehyde dehydrogenase, whose product MTDQSAVHDAARRARIAAIDLAVASRADKDAALRAMADALIAACPQILEANAADVARARDAGTSEAMIDRLRLDEKRVAGMADGLRDVAGLPDPVGEVVRGSTLPNGLELRQVRVPFGVVGIIYESRPNVTADAAGLCLKSGNAALLRGSSSAKSSNVEIVAALQAGIASVGLPADAVQLVPGDSHDSVKHLMRARGLVDVLIPRGGAGLIRSVVEESTVPVIETGVGNCHVYVDAAADLDMAERILVNAKAQRPSVCNAAETLLVHADVAEAFVPRAIAALGAVGVTVHGDTEVARLGGPPVVAAVDEDWDTEYLSLDIAAAVVGSLEDAIAHVRAHGSGHTEAIITGSQTAARRFVAAVDAAAVVVNASTRFTDGGEFGFGAEIGISTQKLHARGPMGLPELTSTKYVVTGDGHVRGT is encoded by the coding sequence ATGACCGACCAGAGCGCTGTGCACGACGCCGCGCGGCGCGCGCGGATCGCGGCCATTGATTTGGCCGTGGCCTCGCGCGCCGACAAGGATGCCGCGCTGCGGGCGATGGCCGACGCGCTGATCGCCGCGTGCCCGCAGATCCTCGAGGCCAACGCCGCGGACGTGGCCCGGGCCCGCGACGCCGGCACGTCCGAGGCGATGATCGACCGGCTGCGGCTGGACGAGAAGCGGGTGGCCGGAATGGCCGACGGGCTGCGTGATGTGGCGGGGCTGCCCGACCCGGTCGGTGAGGTGGTGCGCGGGTCCACGTTGCCCAACGGCCTGGAGTTGCGTCAGGTCCGGGTGCCGTTCGGCGTGGTCGGCATCATCTACGAGTCCCGACCCAACGTCACCGCGGACGCCGCTGGGCTGTGCCTGAAGTCCGGCAACGCCGCGCTGCTGCGTGGGTCGTCCTCGGCGAAGTCCTCCAACGTGGAGATCGTCGCCGCGCTGCAGGCGGGCATTGCCTCGGTCGGGCTGCCGGCGGATGCGGTGCAGTTGGTGCCGGGCGACAGCCACGACTCGGTGAAACACCTGATGCGCGCCCGCGGTCTGGTCGACGTGCTGATCCCGCGGGGCGGTGCGGGCCTGATCCGCTCGGTGGTTGAGGAATCCACCGTGCCGGTGATCGAGACCGGCGTGGGCAACTGCCACGTCTACGTGGACGCCGCGGCCGATCTGGATATGGCCGAACGGATCCTGGTCAACGCCAAGGCGCAGCGGCCAAGCGTGTGCAACGCCGCGGAGACGCTGCTGGTGCACGCCGATGTCGCCGAGGCGTTCGTGCCGCGGGCAATCGCCGCGCTGGGCGCGGTCGGCGTGACCGTGCACGGCGACACCGAGGTGGCCCGGCTGGGCGGCCCGCCGGTGGTAGCTGCCGTGGACGAGGACTGGGACACCGAGTACCTGTCGTTGGACATTGCCGCCGCCGTGGTTGGTTCGCTGGAGGACGCCATCGCACACGTCCGCGCGCACGGCTCCGGGCACACCGAGGCCATCATCACCGGCTCGCAGACCGCCGCGCGGCGCTTCGTCGCCGCGGTGGACGCCGCGGCGGTGGTCGTCAACGCTTCCACCCGGTTCACCGATGGCGGGGAGTTCGGGTTCGGTGCGGAGATCGGCATCTCCACCCAGAAGCTGCACGCCCGCGGCCCGATGGGCCTGCCGGAGCTGACCTCCACCAAGTACGTGGTCACCGGTGACGGACATGTCCGGGGCACGTGA
- the rsfS gene encoding ribosome silencing factor, translating into MTASARAVELAVAAAEAASDKLAEDILAFDVSDQLAITDIFVLCSASNDRQVKSIVDEVELRLRGLGERPVRREGEREGRWVLLDYAEIVVHVQHSEERLFYALERLWKDCPVVPLPESVRIGRDGPRATG; encoded by the coding sequence ATGACCGCCTCCGCCCGAGCCGTCGAGCTCGCCGTCGCCGCGGCCGAGGCAGCCTCGGACAAACTCGCCGAGGACATCCTGGCCTTCGACGTCAGCGATCAGTTGGCGATCACCGACATCTTCGTGCTGTGCTCGGCGTCCAACGACCGCCAAGTGAAGTCGATCGTCGACGAAGTGGAGCTGCGGCTGCGCGGGCTGGGCGAGCGGCCGGTACGCCGTGAGGGCGAGCGCGAGGGGCGTTGGGTGCTCCTGGACTACGCCGAGATCGTGGTGCACGTGCAGCACAGCGAGGAACGCCTGTTCTATGCGCTGGAGCGGCTCTGGAAGGACTGCCCGGTGGTGCCGTTGCCCGAGTCGGTGCGGATAGGCCGCGACGGTCCGCGGGCCACCGGCTGA
- a CDS encoding electron transfer flavoprotein subunit beta/FixA family protein, which yields MNIVVCVKQVPDTWAEKKLDPASQTLDRSGDNILNEMDEFAIEAALQLTEAHGGTVTVLSMGPASATDAIRKALSMGADSAVHVQDDALAGSDAPGTSLALAKAVQRIEGFDLVIAGCESSDSRTSVVPAMLAERLELPQLTFVNKIDVDGSALQVRRMTDDGYQVVAASLPAVVSVVEKMNEPRYPSFKGIMAAKKKPVDVLSVADLGLDAGSIGSAGAWTAVADAANRPPRSAGTVVEDDGNGGIALVDFLATGKFV from the coding sequence ATGAACATCGTCGTCTGTGTGAAGCAGGTGCCCGACACCTGGGCGGAGAAAAAGCTGGACCCGGCCTCGCAAACGCTGGACCGCTCCGGGGACAACATCCTCAATGAGATGGACGAGTTCGCCATCGAGGCGGCGTTGCAGCTGACCGAGGCGCACGGCGGCACGGTGACCGTGTTGTCGATGGGTCCAGCGAGTGCGACGGATGCGATCCGCAAGGCACTGTCCATGGGCGCGGATTCCGCGGTGCACGTGCAGGACGACGCGTTGGCCGGCTCGGATGCGCCCGGCACCTCGTTGGCGCTGGCCAAGGCCGTGCAGCGGATCGAAGGCTTCGACCTGGTGATCGCCGGGTGCGAGTCCTCGGACTCGCGGACCTCGGTGGTGCCGGCCATGCTCGCCGAGCGGTTGGAGCTGCCGCAGCTGACGTTCGTGAACAAGATCGACGTGGACGGTTCCGCGTTGCAGGTGCGGCGGATGACCGACGACGGCTACCAGGTCGTGGCGGCCTCGCTGCCCGCGGTGGTGTCCGTGGTGGAGAAGATGAACGAGCCGCGCTACCCCTCGTTCAAGGGGATCATGGCCGCAAAGAAAAAGCCGGTTGACGTGCTCTCCGTGGCCGACCTGGGCCTGGACGCCGGTTCGATCGGTTCGGCGGGGGCGTGGACCGCGGTGGCCGATGCGGCCAACCGTCCGCCGCGTTCGGCGGGCACCGTCGTCGAGGACGACGGCAACGGCGGGATCGCCCTGGTCGATTTCCTGGCCACCGGCAAGTTCGTCTGA
- a CDS encoding electron transfer flavoprotein subunit alpha/FixB family protein, whose protein sequence is MAQVLVLVEHTDGAVKKVTLELLTMAKAVGEPAAVFVGSGVDAAADKLAEYGAETIYVADAAELNDFVVAPVAEVLAKLVAEQSPAAVLVAATANGKEILGRLAIKTNSGVLTDATGLSGDGGAVVAEQSIFGGATIVHSKVTTGTPLIAVLPNATPPVAAAAAGNRVAVSVELSAAAKAAKITDRVVEEKGERPELTEAAIVVSGGRGVGSAENMGVVERLADSLGAAVGASRAVVDAGWYPHQSQVGQTGKTVSPQLYIACGISGAIQHRAGMQTSKTIVAVNKDREAPIFDLADYGVVGDLHKVLPQATEEILKRKG, encoded by the coding sequence ATGGCGCAGGTATTGGTGCTCGTCGAGCACACTGACGGTGCGGTCAAGAAGGTCACGCTCGAGCTGCTCACGATGGCCAAGGCGGTCGGGGAGCCCGCCGCGGTCTTCGTCGGCTCCGGCGTGGACGCGGCCGCGGACAAGTTGGCCGAGTACGGCGCGGAGACCATTTACGTCGCCGACGCCGCCGAGCTGAACGACTTCGTGGTGGCCCCGGTGGCCGAGGTGCTGGCCAAGTTGGTGGCCGAGCAGTCTCCCGCCGCGGTGCTGGTCGCGGCGACCGCGAACGGCAAGGAGATCCTCGGTCGGTTGGCCATCAAGACCAACTCCGGTGTGCTCACCGACGCCACCGGCCTGTCCGGCGACGGCGGGGCGGTGGTCGCCGAGCAGTCCATCTTCGGTGGCGCGACGATCGTGCACTCCAAGGTCACCACCGGCACCCCACTGATCGCGGTGCTGCCGAACGCCACCCCGCCGGTGGCCGCCGCCGCCGCGGGCAACCGGGTGGCGGTGTCGGTGGAACTGTCCGCCGCCGCGAAGGCCGCGAAGATCACCGACCGGGTGGTGGAGGAGAAGGGCGAGCGCCCGGAGCTGACCGAGGCCGCGATTGTGGTCTCCGGTGGCCGCGGCGTGGGCTCGGCGGAGAACATGGGCGTGGTGGAACGCCTCGCCGATTCCCTCGGTGCCGCGGTCGGTGCCTCCCGCGCGGTGGTCGACGCCGGTTGGTACCCGCACCAGTCGCAGGTCGGGCAGACCGGCAAGACCGTCTCCCCGCAGCTCTACATCGCCTGCGGTATCTCCGGCGCGATTCAGCACCGGGCCGGCATGCAGACCTCGAAAACCATCGTCGCGGTGAACAAGGATCGGGAGGCCCCGATCTTCGACCTGGCCGATTACGGCGTCGTCGGCGACCTGCACAAGGTGCTGCCGCAGGCCACCGAAGAGATTCTCAAGCGCAAGGGCTGA
- a CDS encoding RNA polymerase sigma factor, translating to MDGNGDHSAEPRYPDWESVYRDNVTRVYRMLYGKVGNRADAEDLTAEVFVAALGPLRLDASAPEVRAYLFTTARTVLAGHWRRTLGLQVTVLDGADERWLVDAGPEPAPPSTAPQRTATILAALPEPHRRILQLRFLDACSLREAAAALGITVGYAKVLQHRALKRAAALGEAGA from the coding sequence GTGGACGGCAACGGTGACCACAGCGCGGAGCCGCGGTATCCCGACTGGGAGTCGGTCTACCGGGACAACGTCACGCGTGTGTACCGCATGCTCTACGGCAAGGTCGGCAACCGGGCCGACGCCGAGGACCTCACCGCTGAGGTGTTCGTGGCCGCGCTCGGGCCGCTTCGGCTGGACGCCAGCGCGCCGGAGGTGCGCGCGTACCTGTTCACCACCGCCCGAACGGTGCTGGCCGGACACTGGCGGCGCACGTTGGGCCTGCAGGTGACCGTGCTGGACGGCGCCGACGAGCGGTGGCTGGTGGACGCCGGGCCGGAGCCGGCGCCGCCGTCGACTGCGCCGCAGCGGACCGCGACGATCCTGGCCGCGCTGCCCGAGCCGCACCGGCGCATTCTTCAGTTGCGCTTCCTGGACGCCTGCTCGCTGCGCGAGGCCGCAGCCGCACTGGGCATCACCGTCGGCTACGCCAAGGTGTTGCAACATCGCGCGCTGAAGCGGGCCGCGGCGCTCGGGGAGGCCGGAGCATGA
- a CDS encoding Rieske (2Fe-2S) protein, which translates to MSTGRYVRDLLGGRRPRRFRADAAQAAELRAAITLAAARPEAGEPRAEFVEDLHRRLSEQAQQSASASAPTPSAARAPVPIRLGPTRRRVLWAGSVAAGAAAIGATADHLISSHAEPEEQTEAAGQVPTLEPNVGTWQTVAETSDLDVGGVRRFDLGSVVGFVSRDAAGLRAVSGICTHQGCRLNLDPGNRELDCPCHNTSFAVDGTLVRHQLYTPPPPLPHLQVREQDGRIDIYVPV; encoded by the coding sequence ATGAGCACCGGCCGATACGTGCGCGATCTGCTGGGTGGACGACGTCCGCGCCGGTTCCGAGCCGATGCCGCGCAGGCCGCGGAGTTGCGTGCCGCGATCACCCTGGCCGCGGCCCGACCCGAGGCCGGGGAACCCCGTGCGGAGTTCGTCGAGGACCTGCACCGCCGGCTGTCCGAGCAGGCCCAGCAGTCCGCGTCCGCGTCCGCGCCCACTCCGTCGGCGGCGCGCGCGCCGGTCCCGATCCGACTCGGCCCCACCCGGCGCCGGGTGCTGTGGGCGGGCTCCGTGGCCGCCGGGGCGGCGGCGATCGGTGCCACCGCCGACCACCTGATCAGCTCCCACGCCGAACCCGAGGAGCAGACCGAGGCGGCCGGTCAAGTGCCGACGCTGGAACCCAACGTGGGCACCTGGCAAACGGTGGCCGAGACCAGCGACCTCGACGTCGGCGGGGTGCGCCGGTTCGACCTGGGCTCGGTGGTCGGTTTCGTGTCCCGCGATGCCGCCGGGTTACGCGCGGTGTCCGGGATCTGCACGCACCAGGGCTGCCGGTTGAACCTGGACCCCGGCAACCGCGAACTGGACTGCCCCTGCCACAACACCTCGTTCGCGGTGGACGGCACCCTGGTGCGTCACCAGTTGTACACCCCACCGCCACCGCTGCCGCACCTGCAGGTACGCGAGCAGGACGGACGGATCGACATCTACGTTCCGGTGTAA